Proteins from one Bos indicus x Bos taurus breed Angus x Brahman F1 hybrid chromosome 19, Bos_hybrid_MaternalHap_v2.0, whole genome shotgun sequence genomic window:
- the RHOT1 gene encoding mitochondrial Rho GTPase 1 isoform X7, translating to MPAGRGRPLRAADMKKDVRILLVGEPRVGKTSLIMSLVSEEFPEEVPPRAEEITIPADVTPERVPTHIVDYSEAEQSDEQLHQEISQANVICIVYAVNNKHSIDKVTSRWIPLINERTDKDSRLPLILVGNKSDLVEYSSMETILPIMNQYTEIETCVECSAKNLKNISELFYYAQKAVLHPTGPLYCPEEKEMKPACIKALTRIFKISDQDNDGTLNDAELNFFQRICFNTPLAPQALEDVKNVVRKHISDGVADGGLTLKGFLFLHTLFIQRGRHETTWTVLRRFGYDDDLDLTPEYLFPLLKIPPDCTTELNHHAYLFLQSTFDKHDLDRDCALSPDELKDLFKVFPYIPWGPDVNNTVCTNEKGWITYQGFLSQWTLTTYLDVQRCLEYLGYLGYSILTEQESQASAITVTRDKKIDLQKKQTQRNVFRCNVIGMKNCGKSGVLQALLGRNLTRQKKIRDDHKSYYAINTVYVYGQEKYLLLHDISESEFLTEAEILCDVVCLVYDVSNPKSFEYCARIFKQHFMDSRIPCLIVAAKSDLHEVKQEYSISPTDFCRKHKMPPPQAFTCNTADAPSKDIFVKLTTMAMYPEDHYKDRVYRDMGNTDRIENLRKIWVFLKTALHVTQADLKSSTFWLRASFGATVFAVLGFAMYKALLKQR from the exons ctagagTTGGGAAGACATCACTGATTATGTCTCTAGTCAGTGAAGAATTCCCAGAAGAG GTTCCTCCCCGGGCAGAAGAAATCACCATTCCAGCTGATGTTACCCCTGAGAGAGTTCCCACGCACATTGTAGATTACTCAG AAGCAGAACAGAGTGATGAACAGCTTCATCAAGAAATATCACag gctaatgtcatctgcatagttTATGCTGTTAACAACAAGCATTCCATTGATAAG gtAACAAGTCGATGGATTCCTCTCATAAATGAAAGAACAGACAAAGACAGCAG GCTGCCTTTGATACTGGTTGGGAACAAATCTGACCTGGTGGAATATAGTAGTATGGAGACCATCCTTCCTATTATGAACCAGTACACAGAAATAGAAACCTGTGTGGAG tgttcAGCAAAAAATCTGAAGAACATATCAGAGCTCTTCTATTATGCACAGAAAGCAGTTCTTCATCCTACAGGGCCCTTGTACTGCCCAGAGGAGAAAGAG ATGAAACCAGCCTGTATAAAAGCCCTTACTCGTATATTCAAAATATCTGATCAAGATAATGATGGTACACTCAATGATGCTGAACTCAACTTCTTCCAG AGAATTTGTTTTAACACTCCCTTAGCCCCTCAAGCTCTGGAAGATGTCAAAAATGTGGTCAGAAAACATATAAGTGATGGTGTGGCTGACGGTGGATTGACACTGAAAG gttttctttttttacacacACTTTTTATTCAGAGAGGGAGACATGAGACTACTTGGACTGTGCTTCGACGATTTGGTTATGATGACGATCTGGATTTGACACCCGAGTATTTATTCCCCTT GCTAAAAATACCTCCTGATTGCACTACTGAATTAAATCATCACGCATATTTGTTTCTCCAAAGCACTTTTGATAAGCATGATTTG GATAGAGACTGTGCTTTGTCACCTGATGAGCTTAAAGATTTGTTTAAAGTTTTCCCTTACATACCTTGGGGGCCAGATGTGAATAACACAGTTTGTACAAATGAAAAAGGATGGATAACCTACCAGGGATTCCTTTCCCAGTGGAC GCTCACGACCTATTTAGATGTACAGCGGTGCCTGGAGTATTTGGGTTATCTAGGCTATTCAATATTGACTGAACAAGAATCTCAGGCTTCAGCCATCACAG taaCAAGAGATAAAAAGATAGACCTTcagaaaaaacaaactcaaagaaaTGTATTCCGATGTAATGTAATTGGGATGAAAAACTGTGGGAAAAGTGGAGTTCTTCAGGCTCTTCTGGGAAGAAACTTAACG AGGCAGAAGAAAATTCGTGATGATCATAAATCGTACTATGCGATTAACACTGTCTATGTCTATGGACAAGAGAAATATTTGTTG ttgCATGATATCTCAGAATCGGAATTTTTGACTGAGGCTGAGATCCTTTGTGATGTTGTGTGCCTGGTATATGATGTCAGTAACCCTAAATCCTTTGAATACTGTGCCAGGATTTTTAAG CAACACTTTATGGACAGCAGAATACCTTGCTTAATCGTAGCTGCAAAGTCAGACCTGCATGAAGTTAAACAAGAGTATAGTATTTCACCTACTGATTTCTGCAGGAAACACAAAATGCCTCCACCACAAGCCTTCACTTGCAATACTGCTGATGCACCCAGTAAAGATATCTTTGTTAAACTGACAACGATGGCCATGTACCC AGAGGATCATTACAAAGACAGAGTCTACCGAGACATGGGCAACACTGATAGAATAGAGAATTTGAGAAAAATCTGGGTCTTTCTAAAAACTGCTTT